In Helianthus annuus cultivar XRQ/B chromosome 9, HanXRQr2.0-SUNRISE, whole genome shotgun sequence, the following are encoded in one genomic region:
- the LOC110877960 gene encoding GEM-like protein 4, translating into MTDATSSFFTPSPFLDSSHENSVFPSPGTEDGVLETKLKNQRRNTSNFAYRVRDHVKMGPKLSETLKGKLRLGAKIIQKGGRENIFKEVFGANDGEKLLKASQCYLSTSAGPIAGILFISTQKLAFCSERSIKLRSSNGDLIRNPYKVLIPTNKIKESNERENVENPTQKYIQIVTDDDFEFWFMGFVRYEKAFQNLRKVVSK; encoded by the exons ATGACTGATGCCACATCATCCTTCTTCACCCCTTCACCTTTCCTCGATTCATCTCACGAAAACTCCGTTTTTCCATCTCCAG GCACTGAAGATGGAGTTTTGGAGACGAAATTGAAAAATCAACGAAGAAACACCAGCAATTTCGCCTACCGAGTTCGAGATCACG TGAAGATGGGGCCAAAATTATCGGAAACGTTGAAGGGGAAGCTGAGACTGGGGGCGAAAATCATACAAAAAGGGGGGAGGGAAAACATATTCAAGGAAGTATTTGGGGCGAATGATGGAGAGAAATTGTTGAAAGCTTCACAATGTTATTTATCAACAAGTGCAGGTCCAATTGCTGGGATATTGTTCATCTCCACTCAAAAGCTTGCCTTCTGCAGCGAAAGATCAATCAAATTGCGTTCTTCAAATGGGGATCTCATTCGAAACCCTTACAAG GTATTGATCCCAACGAACAAGATCAAAGAAAGTAATGAGAGGGAGAATGTGGAAAACCCAACACAAAAATACATACAAATAGTTACGGATGATGACTTTGAGTTTTGGTTTATGGGTTTTGTAAGATACGAGAAAGCATTTCAAAATCTTAGGAAGGTTGTTTCAAAATAG